A single window of Candidatus Zymogenus saltonus DNA harbors:
- the lepB gene encoding signal peptidase I, translating to MSGSANGREKNKVQRNLNRSTFREYAEAIIFALVLALVIKAFIIQAFKIPSGSMIPTLLRGDQILVNKFIYGTRVPFSDVKLFPIREPERGDIIVFEYPNDRRVHYIKRLIGLPGDEIEIRDKLLYVNGEKYVVEAAHFDDLAVFPGIAGPRDNFGAVTVPADSYFMMGDNRDNSRDSRYWGYVKKSELVGNAVIIYWSWDITSGGIVERIKNIRWSRLGDILLNK from the coding sequence ATGAGTGGTTCCGCAAATGGCAGGGAAAAAAATAAGGTTCAGAGGAACTTAAACAGGAGCACCTTCAGGGAGTATGCCGAGGCGATCATCTTCGCCCTCGTCCTCGCCCTCGTAATAAAGGCCTTTATCATCCAGGCATTCAAGATACCCTCCGGCTCCATGATCCCCACGCTCTTGAGGGGCGATCAGATACTGGTCAACAAGTTCATCTACGGAACGAGGGTGCCGTTCAGCGATGTGAAGCTCTTCCCCATAAGGGAGCCGGAGAGGGGCGACATAATCGTGTTCGAATATCCGAACGACAGGCGGGTTCACTACATAAAGAGGCTCATAGGGCTTCCCGGCGATGAGATAGAGATAAGGGACAAACTGCTCTATGTGAACGGGGAGAAGTATGTGGTTGAGGCCGCCCATTTTGACGACTTGGCGGTTTTTCCCGGCATCGCGGGGCCAAGAGACAACTTCGGCGCGGTTACCGTGCCGGCCGACTCGTATTTCATGATGGGCGACAACCGCGACAACAGCAGGGATTCGAGATACTGGGGCTACGTCAAGAAGTCGGAGCTTGTGGGCAACGCCGTGATAATCTACTGGTCATGGGACATAACCTCCGGGGGGATTGTCGAGCGGATCAAAAACATCCGCTGGAGCAGGCTGGGCGATATCCTCCTGAATAAATAG
- a CDS encoding sigma-54-dependent Fis family transcriptional regulator produces MEEERAVKVSRILVVDDEPSMRNFLDIMLKKEGYEVDLAVDGKQALSLVESKIYDLVITDIMMPGIGGTEVLKGVKEVHPETMVIMITAYASTESAVEAMKEGAYDYILKPFNVDEIKVIIGNALDKGRLERENILLRRELGKEYSFENIIGISSEMLKVFSLINRVADTKTNILITGESGTGKELVARAIHNKSGRKNKPFVVINCGGIPENLLESDLFGHVKGAFTGAVTHKEGLFEVADTGTIFLDEVGELTPSIQVKLLRAIQERTFKRVGGTEDISVDVRIIAATNKELEKEIMAGRFREDLYYRLNVIEIKLPLLKDRKEDIPILAHHFMEKFSLEQRKKIMKISSYAMDVLKEYSFPGNVRELENIIERSVALESSNIVLPESLSLSMKKVFDGSELEKGRDLFTNGFSMENYIEDIEKKLIVQALNRAGGKKKEAARILGTSYWVLLRKIEKYDIK; encoded by the coding sequence ATGGAAGAAGAAAGAGCGGTAAAGGTCTCAAGGATACTCGTGGTTGACGATGAGCCGAGCATGAGGAACTTTCTCGATATAATGCTTAAAAAAGAGGGTTATGAGGTTGACCTGGCGGTGGATGGGAAGCAGGCGCTCTCCTTGGTGGAGTCCAAGATATACGATCTGGTCATAACCGATATAATGATGCCGGGGATAGGCGGCACGGAGGTATTGAAGGGCGTAAAGGAGGTACACCCCGAGACGATGGTGATTATGATCACCGCCTACGCCTCCACAGAGAGCGCCGTGGAGGCGATGAAGGAGGGGGCGTATGACTACATATTGAAGCCCTTTAACGTGGATGAGATAAAGGTAATCATCGGAAACGCTCTCGATAAGGGGAGGCTTGAGCGGGAAAACATACTCCTGAGGCGGGAGCTTGGAAAGGAGTACAGCTTTGAGAACATCATAGGGATCAGTTCCGAGATGCTCAAGGTTTTCTCCCTGATTAACAGGGTGGCCGATACAAAGACCAATATATTGATTACCGGTGAGAGCGGGACCGGAAAGGAGCTGGTCGCAAGAGCCATACACAACAAGAGCGGCCGGAAGAATAAGCCCTTTGTCGTGATAAACTGCGGCGGAATACCGGAAAACCTCCTGGAGAGCGATCTCTTCGGACACGTCAAGGGCGCCTTTACCGGCGCCGTTACCCACAAGGAGGGGCTTTTTGAGGTCGCCGACACGGGAACCATCTTCCTGGACGAGGTGGGGGAGCTGACGCCCTCGATTCAGGTGAAGCTGTTGAGGGCTATCCAGGAACGCACCTTCAAGAGGGTCGGCGGCACGGAAGACATCTCGGTCGATGTCAGGATAATCGCCGCCACGAATAAGGAGCTGGAAAAGGAGATCATGGCCGGAAGGTTCAGAGAGGATCTCTATTATCGCCTGAATGTAATCGAGATAAAGCTTCCCCTCTTAAAAGACCGAAAGGAGGATATCCCGATTCTTGCGCACCATTTTATGGAGAAGTTCTCTCTGGAGCAGAGGAAAAAGATCATGAAAATATCCTCCTATGCAATGGATGTTTTAAAGGAGTACTCGTTTCCCGGAAACGTCAGGGAACTTGAGAATATCATAGAGCGCTCCGTGGCCCTGGAGTCTTCAAATATTGTTCTTCCGGAGAGCCTGTCCCTCTCAATGAAAAAGGTATTTGACGGCTCCGAGTTGGAAAAGGGCCGAGATCTTTTTACAAACGGTTTTTCAATGGAGAATTATATTGAAGATATTGAGAAGAAGCTGATCGTTCAGGCGTTAAATCGCGCCGGCGGAAAGAAGAAGGAGGCTGCGAGGATCTTGGGGACCAGCTACTGGGTCCTCTTGAGGAAGATAGAAAAATACGACATCAAGTAG
- a CDS encoding transglutaminase domain-containing protein produces the protein MFRQRIIGFFTLILLSFGLLFCSGTTKYEREFEGYREMETVADDWYSTYLLDMKAGYDHIRVTKGLLGDREVVRIVEEGAVVFIFDEKKGPVVNDIYGEAFLTADEDRDLLGFMYRMTVLSHGVLIEGIRSGDYILVDFHSGGGEQHIKFSADQNIYPSVALTYIAIEEAMNAAKGTGFVPGQKFKYRVFIENLKVIKDMEVEVLGVEEVVVGGEKSKLFKVETKIEGYKSTSWVGIDGRVVKEITLERFEAKLTDKEKAQDLDGAGITYGDILEIALVPSDKRIKNPEGLKLLRVKIDNFPKTSSALTGDFQSLEGPDDRMGYIFTMRRGEVEESAPVKYGDFPDDVKEYLLPSIDVESDNRLIVAKAKEIAGDGKDPVKDAEKILDWVFENVEKKMVDATSALDALNTLEGECESHAYLLAALLRARGIPAKVVSGIVYSEGLDGFFFHAWNEVYLGRWIPVDATFGQFPADPTHIKFSEGGRSSLFDIVSLIGSIKVDVLEMVRD, from the coding sequence ATGTTTAGACAAAGGATAATCGGATTTTTTACATTGATATTGCTGTCATTCGGGCTTCTTTTCTGTTCTGGGACGACCAAGTACGAGAGGGAGTTTGAAGGCTACCGGGAGATGGAGACGGTGGCCGACGATTGGTATTCCACGTACCTCTTGGATATGAAGGCGGGCTACGACCATATCCGTGTGACGAAGGGTCTCCTTGGCGACAGGGAGGTCGTAAGGATTGTAGAGGAGGGAGCGGTTGTCTTCATATTTGATGAGAAGAAGGGGCCGGTAGTAAACGATATATATGGAGAGGCCTTTCTGACGGCCGATGAAGACCGGGATCTGCTCGGCTTCATGTATCGTATGACCGTTCTCTCCCACGGGGTTCTCATCGAGGGAATCAGGAGCGGAGATTATATTTTAGTGGATTTTCACTCCGGGGGAGGGGAGCAGCATATCAAATTCTCCGCTGACCAAAATATCTACCCCTCCGTGGCCCTCACCTATATAGCGATAGAGGAGGCGATGAATGCGGCCAAGGGCACTGGTTTTGTCCCGGGTCAGAAGTTCAAATACCGCGTATTCATCGAAAATCTGAAGGTCATAAAGGATATGGAGGTCGAGGTTCTGGGTGTCGAGGAGGTTGTCGTCGGTGGTGAGAAATCGAAACTCTTCAAGGTGGAGACCAAGATAGAGGGGTACAAATCGACATCCTGGGTGGGGATTGACGGCAGGGTGGTAAAGGAGATCACGTTGGAGAGGTTCGAGGCAAAGCTTACCGATAAGGAGAAGGCGCAGGACCTTGACGGCGCCGGGATTACATACGGCGACATACTCGAGATCGCCCTCGTGCCCTCGGACAAGAGGATAAAAAATCCGGAAGGCTTAAAGCTCCTTAGGGTGAAGATAGACAATTTTCCAAAGACATCGTCCGCCCTGACGGGCGACTTTCAGTCGCTGGAGGGGCCGGATGACAGGATGGGATATATATTTACCATGAGAAGGGGGGAGGTTGAGGAGTCCGCGCCCGTCAAGTACGGTGATTTCCCCGATGATGTGAAGGAATATCTCCTGCCGTCCATCGATGTCGAGAGCGACAACAGGCTTATAGTCGCAAAGGCAAAGGAGATTGCGGGCGACGGGAAAGACCCCGTCAAGGACGCCGAGAAGATACTCGATTGGGTGTTTGAAAACGTTGAAAAGAAGATGGTTGACGCAACGTCGGCCCTGGACGCCCTGAATACCCTCGAGGGGGAGTGCGAGTCCCACGCCTACCTCTTGGCGGCCCTTTTGAGGGCCAGGGGGATACCCGCCAAGGTGGTCTCCGGGATCGTCTATTCAGAAGGGCTTGACGGCTTTTTCTTCCACGCGTGGAACGAGGTGTATCTGGGAAGGTGGATTCCTGTCGACGCGACCTTCGGGCAATTCCCGGCCGACCCGACTCATATAAAATTTTCGGAGGGGGGAAGGAGCTCGCTTTTTGATATCGTCTCGCTGATAGGCTCGATAAAGGTGGATGTTTTGGAGATGGTAAGAGATTAA
- the rfbB gene encoding dTDP-glucose 4,6-dehydratase — MKLLVTGGAGFIGSNFILYILGKGKDYEVVNFDTLTYAGNLANLKDVEDDPRYSFVKGDIADGAAVERVMKDGIDVVINFAAESHVDRSIMDPNTFIRTNVLGTNILLSIARENDVKLFIQISTDEVYGSLGPEGLFTEESPLDPTSPYSASKTSADLLALAYHKTYGLPVIVTRCSNNYGPYQFPEKLIPLFITNAMENKPLPVYGDGMNIRDWIHTLDHSRAVEAVMEKGKPGEVYNIGGNNERTNLEITERILKALDKPKSLIRFVKDRPGHDKRYAIDSSKITSELGWKPKYDFEKAMNDTVSWYRDNRSWWEEIKSGKYQDYYLKLYGKLE, encoded by the coding sequence ATGAAACTGCTGGTTACGGGGGGAGCCGGATTCATAGGCTCCAATTTTATTTTGTATATCCTTGGGAAGGGAAAGGATTACGAGGTCGTAAACTTCGACACCCTCACCTATGCGGGAAACCTCGCAAACCTGAAGGACGTCGAGGACGATCCCAGATACAGCTTCGTCAAGGGGGACATCGCGGACGGCGCGGCGGTCGAAAGAGTGATGAAGGATGGGATCGACGTCGTGATAAACTTCGCCGCCGAGTCCCACGTCGACCGCTCCATAATGGATCCAAACACCTTCATCAGGACAAACGTCCTGGGGACGAACATCCTCCTCTCGATAGCCAGAGAAAACGACGTAAAGCTATTCATCCAGATATCCACCGACGAGGTCTACGGTTCCCTGGGTCCTGAGGGGCTATTTACGGAGGAATCCCCCCTCGACCCCACAAGCCCCTACTCGGCGAGCAAGACCTCGGCCGATCTCCTGGCGCTGGCGTATCACAAGACGTACGGCCTTCCCGTTATAGTCACCCGCTGCTCGAACAACTACGGCCCGTACCAGTTTCCGGAAAAGCTTATACCTCTTTTTATCACAAACGCCATGGAGAACAAGCCCCTGCCCGTCTACGGCGACGGGATGAACATCAGGGACTGGATTCACACCCTCGATCACTCGAGGGCCGTCGAGGCGGTGATGGAAAAGGGTAAACCGGGGGAGGTCTACAACATCGGCGGGAACAACGAGAGGACGAACCTCGAGATAACCGAGCGTATCCTGAAGGCGCTGGATAAGCCGAAGTCGCTGATCCGCTTCGTCAAGGACCGCCCGGGCCACGACAAGAGGTACGCCATCGATTCCTCGAAGATCACCTCCGAGCTCGGCTGGAAGCCTAAATACGATTTCGAGAAGGCGATGAACGATACGGTCTCCTGGTACAGGGACAATCGAAGCTGGTGGGAGGAGATCAAGAGCGGCAAGTATCAGGACTATTATCTTAAACTCTATGGCAAGTTAGAGTAA
- the lepB gene encoding signal peptidase I: protein MRSSGDGRGEEKVNARSNRSALRDYIEAIVFALVIALVIKAFIVQTFKVDSGSMIPTLVAGDQILVNKFTYGTRIPFSDVKLFPAREPKRGEIVVFEYPNNRRVHYIKRLIGLPRDVIEIRDKLLYVNGERYEVESAHYDYPTIIPGIAVHRDNLDAVTVPADSYFVMGDNRDNSSDSRSWGYVKGSELVGNAVIIYWSWDISSGGFFGRIKNIRWSRLGDVLLKGRK, encoded by the coding sequence ATGAGAAGTTCCGGGGACGGTCGGGGCGAAGAAAAGGTTAATGCCAGGTCAAACAGGAGCGCCCTGAGGGATTATATCGAGGCGATCGTATTTGCCCTCGTCATTGCCCTTGTAATAAAGGCGTTTATCGTACAGACGTTCAAGGTGGACTCGGGTTCAATGATTCCAACGCTGGTCGCGGGCGATCAGATACTGGTCAACAAGTTCACCTACGGAACGAGAATTCCCTTCAGCGATGTGAAGCTCTTCCCCGCAAGGGAGCCGAAGAGGGGCGAAATAGTCGTTTTTGAATATCCGAACAACAGGCGGGTTCACTACATAAAGAGGCTCATAGGACTTCCCAGAGATGTAATAGAGATAAGAGACAAACTTCTCTATGTGAACGGGGAGAGGTATGAGGTCGAAAGCGCCCATTATGACTACCCCACAATTATACCAGGAATCGCCGTGCACAGGGATAACCTCGATGCGGTTACAGTGCCGGCCGACTCGTATTTCGTGATGGGCGATAACCGCGACAACAGCAGCGATTCGAGGTCCTGGGGATACGTCAAGGGATCGGAGCTGGTGGGCAACGCCGTGATAATCTACTGGTCGTGGGACATAAGCTCGGGGGGATTTTTCGGGCGGATCAAGAACATCCGTTGGAGCAGGCTGGGCGATGTTCTCCTAAAAGGCCGTAAATGA
- a CDS encoding dihydroorotase, whose product MTRILISGGTIVNPGGDYEGPGGLLVEGGVVIDFLKPGEIVEGAVVYDAAGMVVSPGIIDVHTHLREPGYEYKETIATGTRSAAAGGVTTVFCMANTNPVNDSGEVTKYILERAREGGVVTVCPVGAVTKGLSGELLTDPEELKGAGVFALSDDGNVVSNSGLMRRGMIGAKRFNLPVITHSEDMTLVDRGVMNEGKVSEALGLAGNNAAAEEIMIMRDVTLAKITGARLHVAHVTCAGGVKIIRGAKARGINVTAETCPHYFSLTEEAVRELGTNAKVNPPLRTEEDRLKVIEGIVDGTIDVIASDHAPHAGKDKEVEFPFAMSGMVGLETLLPLSLRLVHEKRLTLSEMIKKLTVNPACALGISGGVLKKGGDADVTVIDPDEEWVVDPEKLFSKSKNTPFSGWKMRGRVRLTMVKGKTVFKDGKIMEGKNV is encoded by the coding sequence ATGACGAGGATTCTCATCAGCGGGGGAACGATAGTCAATCCCGGCGGGGATTATGAGGGTCCCGGAGGGCTGTTGGTGGAGGGGGGGGTGGTCATCGACTTCCTGAAGCCGGGAGAGATCGTGGAGGGTGCTGTGGTGTACGATGCGGCGGGGATGGTTGTCTCCCCCGGGATTATCGATGTGCACACGCACCTCAGGGAGCCCGGCTACGAATACAAGGAGACCATCGCCACCGGGACAAGGTCTGCGGCGGCTGGCGGCGTGACTACGGTTTTCTGCATGGCGAACACAAATCCCGTAAACGACAGCGGAGAGGTCACGAAGTATATATTAGAGCGGGCGAGAGAAGGAGGGGTGGTCACGGTCTGTCCGGTGGGGGCGGTGACGAAGGGGCTTTCGGGGGAACTCCTAACCGATCCGGAAGAGCTGAAGGGGGCCGGGGTCTTCGCGCTGTCGGACGACGGGAATGTTGTCTCAAATTCCGGGCTGATGAGGAGGGGGATGATAGGGGCGAAGAGATTTAACCTTCCCGTGATAACCCACTCGGAGGATATGACGCTCGTCGACCGCGGCGTTATGAACGAGGGGAAGGTGTCGGAGGCGCTCGGCCTTGCCGGGAACAACGCCGCCGCCGAGGAGATAATGATAATGAGGGACGTCACTTTGGCTAAGATCACTGGGGCGAGGCTTCACGTGGCCCACGTGACCTGTGCAGGGGGCGTTAAGATAATCAGGGGGGCGAAGGCAAGGGGAATAAACGTAACCGCGGAGACCTGCCCCCACTATTTTTCGCTGACGGAGGAGGCCGTGAGGGAACTCGGCACCAACGCAAAGGTCAATCCCCCACTCAGAACCGAGGAGGACAGGCTCAAAGTGATCGAGGGGATTGTCGACGGGACGATCGACGTCATCGCCTCCGACCACGCCCCCCACGCCGGGAAGGATAAGGAGGTGGAGTTTCCTTTTGCCATGAGCGGGATGGTCGGCCTCGAGACCCTCCTTCCCCTCTCTCTCAGGCTCGTTCATGAAAAGAGGCTGACGCTCTCAGAGATGATAAAGAAGCTGACGGTAAATCCCGCCTGTGCCCTCGGGATATCGGGCGGGGTACTGAAAAAGGGTGGGGATGCGGACGTTACGGTCATAGATCCTGATGAGGAGTGGGTGGTTGATCCCGAAAAACTCTTCTCGAAAAGCAAGAACACGCCGTTTTCGGGGTGGAAGATGAGGGGCCGGGTCAGGCTGACGATGGTCAAGGGGAAAACCGTCTTTAAGGACGGCAAGATTATGGAAGGGAAAAATGTTTAG
- the lepB gene encoding signal peptidase I — translation MFRKLGDKDIGFYGTAALFILVFFLYVLLFDNVLITSPVMEPGLKSGDYVLVGSASYNLSVPIGGRPFEIKKPKRGDIVFFEKEAREDDGAGTSSVLRVVGVPGDTVEIVDKKVFIDGKPIREPYVTLSDEKLYPGSISERDNLGPFIVPADSYFLLGDRRDVTMDSRFFGFITSGEIKGKVVFIYWSTNPARGIFRDIRLNRIGFLRSSD, via the coding sequence ATGTTTAGAAAACTTGGGGACAAAGACATCGGCTTTTATGGTACAGCGGCACTCTTTATCCTCGTTTTTTTTCTATATGTCCTCCTCTTCGACAACGTCTTGATAACCTCGCCTGTGATGGAGCCGGGCCTCAAGAGCGGCGACTACGTCCTCGTCGGCAGCGCTTCGTATAACCTTTCCGTTCCGATAGGGGGGAGGCCCTTCGAGATAAAAAAGCCGAAGAGGGGGGATATAGTCTTCTTCGAGAAGGAGGCCCGGGAGGATGACGGCGCCGGGACGTCATCGGTGCTCAGGGTTGTGGGAGTTCCCGGAGATACCGTGGAGATCGTCGATAAAAAGGTATTCATCGATGGGAAACCTATCCGTGAGCCGTACGTGACCTTGAGCGACGAAAAACTTTATCCCGGGAGTATCTCCGAGAGGGACAACCTGGGGCCGTTTATCGTCCCCGCCGATTCCTATTTCCTCCTGGGCGACAGGAGGGACGTAACCATGGATTCCAGGTTTTTCGGGTTCATTACGTCGGGCGAGATAAAGGGCAAGGTCGTTTTTATCTACTGGTCTACGAACCCGGCTAGAGGGATTTTCCGGGATATCCGGTTAAACAGGATCGGATTTCTTCGCTCTTCCGACTAA
- the rfbD gene encoding dTDP-4-dehydrorhamnose reductase, which translates to MDLLVIGARGMLGRDLVDTLSKPPFEHRVLAWDIDEIDITRLEDVEEKVAVAAGDSPFKYIVNCAAYTDVDGAEVERELSYEINAVGAKNVAEAAAKVGARTVYISTDYVFNGEKLVPIREDDEPEPVNYYGCTKLAGEEFTRSMDPGALIIRTQWLFGPYGKNFVETMLNLAGAGKTLRVVDDQVGSPTYALHLAEAIGRMIELSLSGTYHISGGGSTSWYRFAREIFELTGMDVDLVPVTTEEYVKGAGRVVAKRPKNSVFDMTKVKTDTGVTMRVWRDGLSEYLGRREAIGGEPSNSR; encoded by the coding sequence GTGGATCTGCTGGTGATAGGGGCAAGGGGGATGCTCGGGAGGGACCTGGTTGACACCCTCTCAAAACCCCCCTTCGAACACAGGGTCCTGGCCTGGGATATCGACGAGATCGATATAACGAGGCTTGAGGACGTGGAAGAGAAGGTGGCGGTGGCGGCCGGGGATAGTCCGTTCAAATATATTGTCAATTGCGCTGCGTACACCGACGTGGACGGGGCTGAGGTCGAGAGGGAGCTCTCCTACGAGATAAACGCCGTCGGGGCGAAAAACGTGGCGGAGGCGGCGGCGAAGGTCGGCGCGAGGACGGTGTATATCAGCACAGACTACGTCTTCAACGGCGAAAAATTGGTCCCCATAAGGGAGGACGACGAGCCGGAGCCGGTCAACTACTACGGCTGCACAAAGCTCGCAGGGGAGGAGTTTACGAGATCTATGGACCCCGGGGCCCTGATAATAAGGACCCAGTGGCTTTTCGGGCCGTACGGCAAAAATTTCGTCGAGACGATGCTCAATCTGGCAGGGGCGGGAAAAACCCTCAGGGTCGTGGACGATCAGGTCGGAAGCCCCACATACGCCCTCCACCTCGCCGAGGCAATAGGCAGGATGATCGAGCTCTCGCTGTCCGGCACATACCACATAAGCGGCGGCGGGAGCACATCGTGGTACCGGTTCGCAAGGGAGATATTCGAGCTTACCGGAATGGATGTGGATCTCGTCCCCGTAACAACCGAGGAGTACGTCAAGGGGGCGGGCAGGGTCGTGGCGAAGAGGCCCAAAAACTCCGTCTTTGACATGACGAAGGTAAAGACGGACACGGGAGTTACGATGAGGGTTTGGAGGGACGGGCTGAGTGAATATCTCGGGCGGAGGGAAGCCATTGGAGGGGAGCCGTCAAATAGTCGATAA